GCGCCTCTTCTACGGCGCCCTCACCACCGGCGACCAGCCCGTCATCCTCGGGGTGACGCTGCTCGCCGCCACCTTCATCGTCGTCGCCAACCTGGCCGTGGACCTGCTGTACGCCGTCGTCGACCCGCGAGTGAGGTACTGATGGCCGACCCCGCCCCGCTCCTGACCGTCCGGGACCTCAGCGTCACCTTCCCCACCCCCCGCGGCCCCGTCCGGGCCGTGGACTCCCTCTCCTTCGACGTGCCGCACGGCCGCACCCTCGGCATCGTCGGCGAGTCGGGCTCCGGCAAGTCCGTGACCTCTCTCGCCGTCATGGGCCTGCACACCGGTGCCGAGGTCACCGGCTCCGTCACGCTCGACGGGCGCGAACTCGTCGGCCTGCCCGACCAGGAGCTCAACCGGCTGCGCGGCCGGCGGATGGCGATGATCTTCCAGGACCCGCTCTCCAGCCTCCACCCGTACTACACGGTCGGCGAGCAGATCGCCGAACACCACCGCGTCCACTTCGGCACCCGCCGGGCCGCCGCCCGGGCCCGCGCCGTCGAGGCGCTCGCCGAGGTCGGCATCCCCGAGCCGAAGCGGCGCGTCGGCGAGTACCCGCACCAGTTCTCCGGCGGCATGCGCCAGCGGGTGATGATCGCGATGGCGCTGGTCTGCGAACCGGACCTGCTCGTCGCCGACGAACCGACCACCGCCCTCGACGTCACCGTGCAGGCCCAGATCCTCGACCTGCTCGCCCGCCTCCAGGAGGAGCGCCGGCTCTCCGTCGTCATGATCACCCACGACCTGGGCGTGGTCGCCCGGGTCGCCCACGAGGTGCTCGTCATGTACGGCGGACGCGCCGCCGAACAGGCCCCGGTGGACGCCCTGTTCGCCTCCCCCGCGCACCCGTACACCCGCGGGCTGCTCGACTCGCTGCCGCGGCTCGACGACCCCGACGACGTACCGCTCCGGGCGATCCCCGGCACCCCGCCGTCCCTCCTCGACCCGGCGCCCGGCTGCGCCTTCGCGCCCCGCTGCGCCCGCGCGGCCGCCGGCACGGCGGAGGAGCGCGAGCGGTGCGCCACCGAGCGGCCGGCGCTCGGCGGGCCCCCGGGCCGTGCCGCCGCCTGTCACTTCGCGGCCTTCCCGGCCGTCCCCGCGTACGAAGGGATCGCCCCGTGAGCACGACGACTCCTCCCGGCACACCGCCGCTGCTGCGGGTGCGGGACCTCGCCATGACCTTCCCGGGCCGCCGGCGCTCGGCGCCCGTGCGGGCCGTGGACGGCGTCGGCTTCGACCTGGCCGCGGGCGAGACCCTCGGCCTGGTCGGCGAGTCCGGCTGCGGCAAGTCGACCACCGGCCGGATGATCGTCCGGCTCCTGGAGCCGACCGCGGGCTCCGTCGAGTACGACGGCCGGCCCATCGCCCATCTCCCGCAGCGGGCCATGAAACCGCTCCGCCGCGAGATCCAGATGGTGTTCCAGGACCCGCACTCCTCCCTCAACCCGCGGCAGCCGGTCTCCCGGATCATCGCCGACCCGCTGCTGGTGCAGGGCAGTTCGGCGGCCGAGGCGCGCAAGCGGGCGCGGGAGCTGATGGAGCTCGTCGGACTCATCCCCGAGCACGCCGACCGTTACCCGCACGAGTTCTCCGGCGGGCAGGCGCAGCGCATCGGTATCGCCCGCGCTCTGGCGACGGGCCCCCGGCTCGTCGTCGCCGACGAGCCGGTCTCCGCGCTCGACGTCTCCGTCCAGGCGCAGATCGTCAACCTGATGGAACGGCTCCAGGAGGAACTGGGTCTCGCCTACCTCTTCATCGCCCACGACCTGTCCGTGGTGAAGCGGGTCTGCGACCGGGTGGCGGTCATGTACCTCGGCCGGATCGTCGAGATCGGCGCCAAGGAGCGGGTGTACGAGGCCCCCGCGCACCCCTACACGCGGGCGCTGCTCTCCGCGGTGCCGCTGCCGGACCCGGCGGCCGAGCGGGCCCGCGAGCGCATCACCCTGCTCGGCGATCCGCCGAGTCCCGCCGCTCCCCCGCCGGGCTGCACCTTCCACCCGCGCTGCCCGAAGGCCCAGGCGATCTGCCGCACCGAGGCGCCGGTCCTGCGCTCGCTCACGGCGGACGAACCCCGGGAGGTGGCCTGCCACTTCCCGGAGGAGGGCTGACGGACCCGGCCGCGCGGGATCCGGGCCGGTACTCCTGTGACGTACTCAGGTGCGATGCCGCCGGGCCGCCGCCCCCGCCGCCTCGGCGGCGGACCGGGCCTTCTCCACGGCGCGCTCGGCGGCCCGGAGGTCCGTACCGGCCCGCTTCGCGGCCTTCTCGGCCGCGGCGGCCGCCTTGCGGGCGTCCTCCCGCTCTTGCTCGGCACGGCGGAGCCGGTCGGCGGCCTCCTCGGCCGCCGCCGTCGCGGCCCGTTCCGCCTCCCGGGCGGCGTCCCGGTCCCGCTCCCGGCGCGCGAGCGCGGTCCGGGCCTCCTCCGCCTCGGCGCGCGCCTCCGCCGCCGCTTCGGCCTCTCTGGCCTCCTTCGCCTCCCTGGCCTTCTTCTTCGCGTCCCCGGCCTCGGTGGCCTTCCCGGCCTTCTCCTTCTTCCCGGCCTTCCCGGCCTTCTCAACTTCCTCGGCCTTTTCCGTCGTCCCGGTCTTCGCCGGGGCGGCGGGGGGGCCGGGCCGTCAGGGCCTCGGTCGGGACGTCCGGAAAGCCGACGGCCGCCTCCGGCATCGCGGCGAGCCGTCCCCGCGCCCACGGCCCGGCGACGTCGGGGCGGGCGAGGACGGCGTGCAGGATCCGCTCGACGTCGCCGAGCACCGTGTCGCTGACGGGCTGCCCGGCCTCCTCCGCGAGACCGGCGGCGGTCCGGACGAGCGCGGCGACGAGCCGGTGCTGCTGCCGGCTCGCCTCCCTCAGCCGCTCGCCGTCGAGCGTCCGGTGGGCGTCGCGCAGCGCCTCGGCCAGGGCGAGGAACCGCTCGGCCTCCTCCGGCCGTTCGCGGGCCAGGAGGTTCGCCGCCCAGACGGCGAGCGGCGGCCGCCGCAGCGCCGCGATCGCCCTCGCGGCGGCCGCGTCCTTCGCCCGGCGCGCCTCGGCCGCGTACGCGTCCCTGGCCGCCGTGAACGCGGACGGCCGCAGCCCGTACAGCTCGTCGGTGACCTGCTCGACATCCATGCGCCCACTCTGCTGCGCCGGGCCTCCGGCGCCGGGGCGAACCTCCGCCGGGCGCCCCGCCGTCACCCGCTCGACGTCATCGTCAGACGTCCTGGATGCGGCGGAACGGCCGCTCGGCCTCCAGCGCGAACGCGGTCTCCAGGAGCGTGCGTTCGCTGCCCGGCCGGCCGGAGAGGAGGACGCCGACGGGCAGGCCGTCGGCCGTGGTGCGGGAGCTGGGCAGGGAGAGCGACGGGGTGCCCACCACGTTGTCGACCGGGGTGTAGGCGACGTACTCCAGGATCCGCTCGACCAGGACGGGGTACGGCACGTCCGGCGCGAGGTGTCCCAGCGGGGGTGTGGTGCGGGCGAGGACCGGGGTGAGGACGAGGTCGAGGCCGCGCAGCGCGGCCGCGTACGCCAGCTTGGTCCGGCGCAGCCGGCGGACGACGCCGGGGGTGCCGCGCCAGCGCTTCACGTACTCCTCGCGCAGTCCGCGGCTGAGGCCGTCCATGCGGTGACGGTCGAAGTCGGCGCCGAAGGTGCGGCCGGTGGCGCCGAGCAGGAAGGAGAGCATCCCCCAGTAGGTGAGGAAGTCCTCGGTGAAGCGGGGGTCGATGTCCATGGTGACGGGTTCGACGGTGTGGCCGAGGCCCCGGAGGGTGGCGACGGTGTCGGTGACGGCGGCGCGGGTGTCGTCGTCGCAGCGGACGCCGTTGGGCGAGTCGAGCAGGTAGCCGATGCGCAGCCGCCGGTCGGAGGGTCCTTCGACGAGGCCGACCGGCGGAAGCTTCGGGTTGCGGTGGTGGCGTTCGGCGGCGGCGAGGAAGGCGGCGGAGTCGCGGACCGTGCGGGTGACGACGCCGTCGACGACCAGGTCGACCGGCAGGTGCCGGCTCTGGTCGTTGGGCACCATCCGGCCGCGCGTCGGCTTGAGGCCGACGAGGCCGCAGCACGCGGCGGGGATGCGGATGGAGCCGCCGCCGTCGTTGGCGTGGGCGAGGGGGACGGCGCCGGCGGCGACGAGAGCGGCGGCGCCGCCGGAGGATCCGCCCGCGGAGTGGCCGGTGTGCCAGGGGTTGCGGGCCGGGTCGGCGGACTCGTACTCCGTGGTCGGGCTGAAGCCGAACTCGGGCAGCCGGGTCTTGCCGAGGACGGTGACGCCGGTGCTGAGGAGCTGCCGGACGAAGGGCGCGTGCCGGCGTGCCGTCCGCGGGGTGAAGGCGGCGCTGCCGTGGCCGGTCGGCAGGCCCGCGTAGTCGGTGTTGTCCTTGACCAGGGTCGGGACGCCCGCGAAGGCCCCGCCGGCGCCGCCGCCGAGCGCCGGCGGGTCCAGCGGGACCTGCACCGCGTGGAGTTCCGCCACCGCCCCGAGCCGGGCCGCCGCGTCCCTGGCCACCTCGGCGGGGCTCACCTCGCCCCGCCGGACGGCTTCCGCCAGGCCCACGGCGTCGTGCTCCCCGAGGGAGTCGTCGCGGAAGGCGTGCACCGTGGTCCGCTTCTCGATCGTCACCGCTGCCTCAGCCCCCGGGGTCGGTCGTCGATGGATACCGCCATCATGGCGTACCCACGGGTAACACGCGAGGGCCGGGCGCGGGTGGAACGCGGGCCGGGGGCCCTAACGGCCCTGGAGCCGTTTGACGTTGTCGCCGAAGGTCCAGTTCTTCGAACCGTCCCAGTTCGCCGACCAGGTCATCAGGCCCTTCAGGCGCCCGCCGTAGTGGTTCCACGCCTGGGAGACGAGGGAGGGCGACATGTAGCCGCCGCCGGCGCCCGGCTGGGCCGGCAGGCCGGGGACCTGCCTGTCGTACGGGACGCGGACGGTGGTGCCCTGGACGACCAGACCGCGGTCGAGGCAGTCGGTCTGGGCGGTGAAGCCGGCGACGGTGCCGGCGGCGTACGAGTCGCCGGAGCAGCCGTACATGCTGCCGTTGTAGTACTGCATGTTCAGCCACCACAGGCGCCCGTTGTCGGCGTACTTCTTGATGATCGGGAGGTACGCGCCCCAGATCGAGCCGTACGCGACGCTCCCGCCGGTGACGTAGGCCGTCTCGGGGGCCATGGTGAGGCCGAAGCCGGCGGGCATGCGGGCGAGGACGCCGTCGATGATGCGGATCAGGTTGGCCTGGGAGGCGGAGAGGGTGGTGATGCTGCCGCTGCCTACGAGTCCGGTCTCGATGTCGATGTCGATGCCGTCGAAGTTGTACTTCTGGAGGATCGGGACGACCGTCGCGACGAAGCGGTCCGCGACGGCCTGGGAGCTGAGGTCGATCCCGGCGGCGGCCCCGCCGATGGACAGGAGGAGGGTGGCACCGGCGGCCTTGGCGCGGCACATCTCGGCCGGGGTGGAGACGCGGACGGTGTTGTCCATGCCGTCCTCCCACAGCACCGTGCCGTCCGAGCGGATGACGGGGAAGGCGGCGTTGATGACGTTGTACCCGTGGGCCGCGAGCCGCGGGTCGTCGATGGGCACCCAGCCGAAGGGCGGGTGGACGCCGTTGGCGGCACCGTCCCAGTTCTCCCAGTAGCCCTGGAGCACCTTGCCGGCGGGACGGGGCTTGAGGGCGCAGGTGTCGGCGGCGGTGGACGTGGCACCGGTGGCACCGGCCGTGGCACCGGCGTGGGCGGGTGCGGTGGCGGTGACGGTGGCGAGCAGGGCGGCGAGGGCGCTCGCGCCCGCGCCGAGGGCGCGGACGATCCGTGAGCCTGGCATGCGTGCTCCTTGGGACGTGGGGGGTCGTTCCGGGGCATGGCGCGCGCTCCAGCAGACCGTAGATTGGTCCAGACCTACCGTCAACCATCCGGGGGGACAGGGGGGTTGAGAGGATGACCCGCCGCCCCGGCGTCGCCCCCGCCCCCATACGCCAGGCGATGCCGCTCGACACCACCGGGCACGACGGGCACCACCTGGCGCCACATGACACCACCAGGCGCCACTCCGGCATCGCGCGACACCATTCAGCGCCACCCATGACGCCATGTGGCGCCATCCGGCACCACATGGCACCACTCGGGGTTGCGCATGGCGCCATGATGGTGCCATGATGACGTCATGGACCTCACCCCGTACGTCGACAGCCTCCGCCGCGAACTCGCGGTGGCCGCCGAGGCCGGTGGCGACGAAGCGCGCGACCTGGCCGAGCGGCTCACCGCCCCCCTGGAGTCGGCGACCCGTCTGACCATGCTCAACGTGCTCTCGGCCGCCATGGACGAGATCACCCGTGAGCTCGCCCCCGGCTCGGTCGACGTACGGCTGCGCGGGCTCGACCCCGACTTCGTGGTCACGCTGCCGCCCACCGACAGCGTCGCCCCCGCGGAGCCGGCCCCGCCCGCCGAGCCCCTCCCGGCCCCGGCCGCCGAGGGCGACGAGGGCGGCACCGCCCGCGTCAACCTGCGCCTGCCGGCCCACCTCAAGGCGCGCGCCGAGGAGGCCGCCGCCCGCGAGGGCCTGTCGGTCAACGCCTGGCTGGTACGGGCCGTGTCGACGGCGGTCGCCGGCGGCGCCGCCCCGCGCATCCCGGAGAAGACCCGCACCACCGGACAGAGCATCACGGGCTGGGTCCGCTGACCCTCGCGGCCCGCCCGCACCACTCCTCCCCATCACGGCCCCCACCTGCGGGGACGACCCGACGACCCACGAGGACGGGACAGCCATGCCTTCTTTCGACACTCCCGCACCGATCTCCGTCACCGCGTACCTGTACGCCGGCTCCCTCCAGTTCACCGCGAGCGACCGCCCCGACACCGTCGTGGAGATCCGGCCGCGCAACGCGAAGAAGGACCTGGACGCCCGGGCGGCCGAGCAGACCGAGGTCACGTACCTCCACGGCGTCCTCACCCTCAAGACCCCGAAGGCCAATCTGCTCGGGCGCGGCGGCGTCGTGGACGTGACGGTGGACCTGCCCACCGGCTCCGCCGTCGACGTGACCGGCGCCGCGGCCGCCCTGCTCGGCGAAGGCCGGCTCGGCGAGACCCGGGTCAAGATCGCGGCCGGCGACGTCCGGCTCGACACCACCGGCCCGCTGACGCTGAACGCCGCGCACGGCTCGACCAGCGTCGACCGGGTCGAGGGCGCGGCCGAGCTCACCACCAGCAGCGGCAGTCTGCGCATCGGCACCATCGCCGGCCCCGCCGTCCTGAAGAACTCGCACGGCAGCACGATCGTCGACACCGTCACCGGCGGTCTGCGGGTGAGCGGCGCCAACGGCGCCATCGAGATCATGCGCGCCGGTTCGGACGTCACCGGCACCTCGACCAACGGCAGTCTGCGCGTCGCCGAGGTCTCCCGCGGCGAGGTCCAGCTGGAGACGTCCAACGGCTCCATCGAGGTCGGCGTCCGCGAGGGCACCGCCGCCTGGCTCGACGTCAGCTCGAACCGCGGCCAGGTGCGCAACGCGCTCACCGCGTCCGGGGCCCCGGAGGAGTCCGAGGAGACGGTCAGGATCCGCGCGCGCAGCAACTGGGGCAACATCGACATCCGCCGCGCCCGCGCCTGACGCGCCGTCGCCTCCCCCCTCCCCGTACTCCCCCTCACCTCTCCCTCACCTCCCCCTCATCCTTCACCCTTCGATCGGAGGGCCCCATGCCTTCTTCTGTCATGCCCATGTCTAGTGCGGGCGTCGCCGCGCCCGTCGCCATCACCGCCACCGGCCTCCGCAAGGCGTACGGCGAGAAGACCGTCCTCGACGGAGTCGACCTCCACATCCCG
The Streptomyces roseofulvus genome window above contains:
- a CDS encoding oligopeptide/dipeptide ABC transporter ATP-binding protein; protein product: MTFPGRRRSAPVRAVDGVGFDLAAGETLGLVGESGCGKSTTGRMIVRLLEPTAGSVEYDGRPIAHLPQRAMKPLRREIQMVFQDPHSSLNPRQPVSRIIADPLLVQGSSAAEARKRARELMELVGLIPEHADRYPHEFSGGQAQRIGIARALATGPRLVVADEPVSALDVSVQAQIVNLMERLQEELGLAYLFIAHDLSVVKRVCDRVAVMYLGRIVEIGAKERVYEAPAHPYTRALLSAVPLPDPAAERARERITLLGDPPSPAAPPPGCTFHPRCPKAQAICRTEAPVLRSLTADEPREVACHFPEEG
- a CDS encoding amidase, which translates into the protein MTIEKRTTVHAFRDDSLGEHDAVGLAEAVRRGEVSPAEVARDAAARLGAVAELHAVQVPLDPPALGGGAGGAFAGVPTLVKDNTDYAGLPTGHGSAAFTPRTARRHAPFVRQLLSTGVTVLGKTRLPEFGFSPTTEYESADPARNPWHTGHSAGGSSGGAAALVAAGAVPLAHANDGGGSIRIPAACCGLVGLKPTRGRMVPNDQSRHLPVDLVVDGVVTRTVRDSAAFLAAAERHHRNPKLPPVGLVEGPSDRRLRIGYLLDSPNGVRCDDDTRAAVTDTVATLRGLGHTVEPVTMDIDPRFTEDFLTYWGMLSFLLGATGRTFGADFDRHRMDGLSRGLREEYVKRWRGTPGVVRRLRRTKLAYAAALRGLDLVLTPVLARTTPPLGHLAPDVPYPVLVERILEYVAYTPVDNVVGTPSLSLPSSRTTADGLPVGVLLSGRPGSERTLLETAFALEAERPFRRIQDV
- a CDS encoding ABC transporter ATP-binding protein, with product MADPAPLLTVRDLSVTFPTPRGPVRAVDSLSFDVPHGRTLGIVGESGSGKSVTSLAVMGLHTGAEVTGSVTLDGRELVGLPDQELNRLRGRRMAMIFQDPLSSLHPYYTVGEQIAEHHRVHFGTRRAAARARAVEALAEVGIPEPKRRVGEYPHQFSGGMRQRVMIAMALVCEPDLLVADEPTTALDVTVQAQILDLLARLQEERRLSVVMITHDLGVVARVAHEVLVMYGGRAAEQAPVDALFASPAHPYTRGLLDSLPRLDDPDDVPLRAIPGTPPSLLDPAPGCAFAPRCARAAAGTAEERERCATERPALGGPPGRAAACHFAAFPAVPAYEGIAP
- a CDS encoding DUF4097 family beta strand repeat-containing protein → MPSFDTPAPISVTAYLYAGSLQFTASDRPDTVVEIRPRNAKKDLDARAAEQTEVTYLHGVLTLKTPKANLLGRGGVVDVTVDLPTGSAVDVTGAAAALLGEGRLGETRVKIAAGDVRLDTTGPLTLNAAHGSTSVDRVEGAAELTTSSGSLRIGTIAGPAVLKNSHGSTIVDTVTGGLRVSGANGAIEIMRAGSDVTGTSTNGSLRVAEVSRGEVQLETSNGSIEVGVREGTAAWLDVSSNRGQVRNALTASGAPEESEETVRIRARSNWGNIDIRRARA
- a CDS encoding toxin-antitoxin system HicB family antitoxin, producing MDLTPYVDSLRRELAVAAEAGGDEARDLAERLTAPLESATRLTMLNVLSAAMDEITRELAPGSVDVRLRGLDPDFVVTLPPTDSVAPAEPAPPAEPLPAPAAEGDEGGTARVNLRLPAHLKARAEEAAAREGLSVNAWLVRAVSTAVAGGAAPRIPEKTRTTGQSITGWVR
- a CDS encoding chitinase; amino-acid sequence: MPGSRIVRALGAGASALAALLATVTATAPAHAGATAGATGATSTAADTCALKPRPAGKVLQGYWENWDGAANGVHPPFGWVPIDDPRLAAHGYNVINAAFPVIRSDGTVLWEDGMDNTVRVSTPAEMCRAKAAGATLLLSIGGAAAGIDLSSQAVADRFVATVVPILQKYNFDGIDIDIETGLVGSGSITTLSASQANLIRIIDGVLARMPAGFGLTMAPETAYVTGGSVAYGSIWGAYLPIIKKYADNGRLWWLNMQYYNGSMYGCSGDSYAAGTVAGFTAQTDCLDRGLVVQGTTVRVPYDRQVPGLPAQPGAGGGYMSPSLVSQAWNHYGGRLKGLMTWSANWDGSKNWTFGDNVKRLQGR